A DNA window from Scylla paramamosain isolate STU-SP2022 chromosome 10, ASM3559412v1, whole genome shotgun sequence contains the following coding sequences:
- the LOC135104261 gene encoding uncharacterized protein LOC135104261 gives MPLSPPADIQCASFSFQPKLENGETVQDQCILYEDEDSTSGGGQTENLCFTSADTAGVISVPHTTTSSTAIVTTISAVSSSIVPTKISGASRHDITLESAKSSVCYSQTGSIGIYFSSSHYLLCQYSDVYKILFSTPKTPCSRTNRIECMNVTCGHGEIVVGFKDDGVSVLGPCAKYSSSVSVLNQYDCHTVTGPLQEKIEYDWKIWRICGGNEQDLYLMTAVHIVEKADGTLQYHSITCCRVKLS, from the exons ATGCCATTATCTCCTCCGGCAGACATACAGTGTGCAAGTTTCAGTTTCCAGCCAAAGTTGGAGAACGGAGAAACGGTGCAAGACCAATGTATACTGTATGAAGACGAGGACAGCactagtggtggtggacagACCGAAAATTTATGCTTCACGTCAGCAG ATACAGCGGGAGTCATATCAGTCCCCCAT ACCACCACTAGCTCCACCGCCATTGTCACTACAATCTCTGCTGTTTCCTCATCCATCGTTCCAACCAAAATATCAGGCGCCTCTCGACATGACATAACGCTTGAGTCAGCAAAATCATCAGTGTGCTATTCTCAGACAGGCTCAATCGGTATCTATTTCTCATCAAGCCACTACCTCCTCTGTCAATACTCGGACGTGTACAAGATATTGTTCTCGACACCAAAAACTCCCTGTTCTCGCACCAATAGAATAGAGTGCATGAATGTCACCTGCGGCCACGGTGAAATTGTAGTGGGTTTCAAGGATGATGGTGTCTCCGTGTTGGGGCCTTGTGCTAAGTATTCCAGCTCTGTCTCAGTGCTGAACCAATACGACTGTCACACAGTCACAGGGCCTCTGCAGGAGAAAATAGAATACGACTGGAAGATTTGGCGGATATGTGGTGGAAACGAACAAGACCTTTACCTCATGACAGCGGTGCATATTGTGGAGAAAGCAGACGGCACTTTGCAGTATCATAGTATTACTTGCTGCCGTGTTAAGTTGTCCTAG